From a single Labrus bergylta chromosome 14, fLabBer1.1, whole genome shotgun sequence genomic region:
- the hmgb1a gene encoding high mobility group protein B1a, protein MGKDPTKPRGKMSSYAYFVQTCREEHKKKHPEASVNFSEFSKKCSERWKTMSAKEKGKFEDLARQDKVRYEREMVNYVPARGAGKTKKFKDPNAPKRPPSAFFIFCADFRPKVKGESPGLTIGDVAKRLGEMWNGTSSEDKQPYEKKAAKLKEKYEKDVAAYRAKAKTGGAAPAKAPAKVEKKDDDDDDDDEEDDDDDDFDDDDD, encoded by the exons ATGGGGAAAGATCCGACCAAGCCGAGGGGCAAGATGTCCTCTTATGCGTATTTTGTCCAGACCTGTCGGGAGGAGCACAAGAAGAAACACCCTGAGGCTTCTGTGAACTTTTCCGAGTTCTCCAAGAAGTGTTCTGAGCGCTGGAAG ACAATGTCTGCCAAGGAGAAGGGCAAGTTTGAGGACCTGGCAAGGCAGGACAAAGTCCGCTATGAGAGGGAGATGGTGAACTACGTGCCTGCCAGGGGAGCAGGCAAGACGAAGAAGTTCAAGGACCCCAATGCCCCCAAGAGACCCCC ATCCgctttcttcatcttctgcGCAGATTTTCGCCCTAAGGTGAAAGGTGAGAGCCCTGGTCTGACCATTGGAGATGTTGCCAAGAGGCTGGGCGAGATGTGGAATGGCACCTCTTCAGAGGACAAGCAGCCCTACGAGAAGAAGGCCGCTAAACTGAAGGAGAAGTATGAGAAG GATGTTGCAGCCTATCGTGCTAAGGCCAAAACCGGCGGTGCAGCACCAGCAAAAGCCCCGGCcaaggtggaaaaaaaagacgatgacgacgacgatgatgatgaggaagacGATGACGACGACGACttcgatgatgatgatgattag